TTCTGATTTCATGGGCTACACCGGCAGCCATTTCTCCCACTAGATTCAGGCGGTCCATACGCGCAATCTCTGCCCGGAGCTTTTCCACTTCCGTTACGTCCTGATAAAATGCCACGGCTCCCAGAATGCTTTCCCGATCATTACTGTAAATGGAGTGGACGCTAACCAGAAAGTATTTGTCATGCCGCTGGCATAGGCAGGCTTTCGTTTCCTGACCATTCAGGGCTCTGGTGATCAATTCATCGTCCGGCCCGCTTTCTTCGAGAGGCAGAGATATCCGATCTCTTCCTCCTATTTTGAACCGATCGCTAAGCTGCGGTAAAAATTGAATAGCTGCCTGATTAATCGCGGTAATAAATCCTTCGCCGTCTACTGTCAGGATCGCCATCGGGGCAATATCGATCAGCTGCTGCAGCCGCTGGGCTTCATTAATGTAAGCCTGAGTCAGCTGCTGCTGAATCGTCTCGGCCTCCTTATTCTGCGTAACATCCCGTATGATGCAAAAAGCCGCAACAACCGCATTATTTTTTCCGTATACCGGATTTAGGAAATATTCCAGATAGCGAATCCCCTGCGGAAAAGCTACTTTTGTCACCTTAGAAAGCGCCGTACCCAACAAAAAAACCGTTTGCAAATGTGCTTCAAAAGGTATCATAACTTCTCTGGGAAGCCTCAGTTCTCGCCACGTTCTCCCGATAATATCCAATTGTTTCAAATTTAAAAGACTGGCCCCTGAAATACTGGCATACGTAAAACGGCTGTTACGGTCAAAAATAAAGGCGCAATCATGACTGAAGGAAATGATCTTGCCAAATGTTTCTGATTGATCCTTAATGGCTGTTGTCAAGGCGGAAAGCTCCGTTTCGATTACTTTCCGGTCAGACATTAATTTTTCCAGCTGCTCATCCACTTTTTTTAGCTTATCTATATACTCATGAATTAAATGCAACATGTAAATCGGTCACCCCATGAACCTAATTCACTGCAAATGATCTATTATTTCATTTTTTCCGCTTTATATATTCTGCCACTACACTAGGTATACCTTTTTACGGCAACTTAATTTTTCCCTTGTTTTTGCCAAATTGCATCAGTATGAGCCTGATAAAAATACATAAACTACGATTAATGAAATTTAAGGAGGTCAGCATATGCTCACAATCAGCAGCGAAAAATACCGGCAGAACGGCGTCTTGGTTTACTCCGAAGCGGACAAAGTAAAAATAATCTATGATGGATTGCTGGCGCAAAGCGGCGCTGCCCAAGTATACGCCCATGTAGGATTCGGCAACAACTGGACTAAAACTTCTGATCATAAAATGAAAAAGACCAGGAAAGGATTTGAAACCTCTCTCCCAACCCCGGATGACGCTATCTTAAATATCGTCTTTAAAGACTGCGCTGACCATTGGGATAACAATTCCGGCCAGAACTACAGCTTTGTTGTTACTCCCTAAAATTTAAAATTCACCATTGACAACTCTAACTAATTAATATATATTATTAATTAGTTAGAGTTTTGATTAACTCTTATAAAAATTACATCCAATATAACCCGCCAGCAATGGTGCCTGTATCCCAAATCATAATGCAGCCATCTTAAGTGATGGCTCCCAAACAAAAGGAGGACACCCAAATGTCGTTAATCGGAAAAGAAATCAGCAATTTTAAAACCCAGGCTTACGTAAATAACGAGTTTCAGGAGATCGGCAAAAAGGATATCTTAGGAAAATGGTCCGTTTTCTTCTTCTATCCGGCGGATTTTACCTTCGTCTGCCCCACTGAGCTGGAAGACCTGGCCAATAAACATGAGGAATTCCTCAAAATCGGCTGCCAAATTTATTCGGTATCCTGCGACACTCATTTCGTACATAAGGCCTGGCATGATGCCTCTAAAACCATCCAAAAAATCAAATACCCCATGGTCGCTGATCCTACCGGCGCTATTGCCAGAGATTTTGATGTGATGATCGAAGCGGACGGTGTGGCGGAAAGAGGTACCTTCATCGTCAATCCCGAAGGAAAAATCGTAGCTTACGAAGTTCTGGCCGGTAATGTAGGCAGGAACGCAGATGAGCTCCTGCGCCGAGTGCAAGCTTCCCAATATGTGGCGCAGCATGGAGACCAGGTTTGCCCCGCAAGATGGGCTCCCGGCAAAGAAACCTTAAAACCCAGCCTCGACTTGGTTGGCCGGTTATAAACCAAAAACCCTCCGGACAATTTGCCGTCCGGAGGGTTTTTTCATTGTTATGTCTTATCGCTAAGCGCCAATAGTAGGTGAACCGGACTTTTGCTTGGTGATATAGCGGATAAAGGCAAGGACTACCAAGACCGTCAGGACTAAACCGCCGGGATAGGAAATCGTGGTCGGCAGGCTGAAACCTTCGGGAGCTTGCAGGATATAGGTGAAGCTGACTGCCGTCATGAAGGCTGCGGGGATAGATGCGATCCAGTGCAGCTTGTTGTTCTGATATAAATAGGACGCGGCCGCCCACAGCATGAACATAGCCGTGGTTTGGTTGGCCCAGGCGAAATATCGCCAGATGAAGTTAAAGTCAACGGTGCTGATCAGGTACCCGACCACAAACAGGGGAATCGAAATTTTCAAACGATCCAGCATGGGGCCCTGATTCATTTTCAGGAAATCGGCGATCAGCAGGCGAGCGCTCCGGAAAGCGGTGTCGCCCGAGGTAACAGGCAGGACCACAACTCCGAGAATTGCAAAGGTACCACCAAGAGCCCCCATCATGGTCATGGAAACATGGCGGACGATACCGGCGGTGCCGCCTAATTTCGCCATAGCATCCTGCAATCCAGCTGTGCCGCCAAAAACGCTCATAGCAGCTGCTGCCCAAACCATAGCGATGGCGCCCTCGGCAATCATCATACCGTAGAAGATCCGGCGACCCAGACGCTCATTCGTCGTGCAGCGGGCAACTAAAGGCGATTGGGTAGCATGAAACCCGGAAATAGCGCCGCAGGCGATGGTAACGAACAACAACGGCCAGATCGGCAATGCTTTCGGATGCAGGTTCGCAAGAGTTAATTCAGGGATGGAATAGCCGCCAATGAACAAGCTGCCGCAGATACCTAGCGCCATAATCAAAAGTATGGCGCCAAAAACCGGATAAATCCGGCCGATGATTTTGTCAATCGGCAAGAGAGTCGCGATGATATAATAAATGAAAATCACAGCGCTCCAGAAGGCCAGGTCCATCCAGGCCGGCGTCAGGACAGCCAGCAGGGCGGCAGGCCCAGCTACAAATACGACCCCTACCAGGACCAGCAGGATCAGAGCGAAGAAGTTAACGAACTTGCCCATGAATGTACCAAGATAGGTCTCGACTATTTTGGGCAAGCCAGCGCCATTATTGCGAATCGACAGCATGCCGGAGAAATAGTCGTGAACTGCACCGGCAAAAATCGATCCCAGCACGATCCAGAGGAATGCTACCGGGCCCCACAACGCGCCCATAATCGCTCCAAAAATCGGCCCCAGGCCGGCAATGTTCAGGAGCTGGATCAGCATGTTCTTTTTCTCGGAAAGCGGCACAAAGTCAACGCCGTCGGGATTCACCTGGCAGGGTGTCGGACGGTTTTCATCAGCGCCGAACACATTTTCCACAAATTTACCATAAATCATATAACCAACAACAAGAGCTACCATACAGGAAATAAATGTGATCATGCAAACGCCACCTTTCTAATTATTCTAAATTATTAGGATATCATTCGTATTGTACATCAAAAAGAAGCTGCATGAGTAATTTCGTGTCCAAAATGTCGTTTTTGGCAGATAAAATGTTGCTTTTTTTATTCAAATTTTCTTATAATGACAATGCGTCGTGCAGAGATTTAACCTGACTCCGGCTCACGGGGACGACGGATTTTTCCGGATCTTTCATAATCAATTGATAAGCGCCATTAAACCAAGGGGTAATGGAATCCACATACTGCAGATTAACCAAATATCCCCGATGAGGGCGGAAAAATGAGAAGCCGCTCAACTTATGCTCCAGTTCTTGCAGGGAGCAGTTGCTGCGAT
The Acetonema longum DSM 6540 DNA segment above includes these coding regions:
- a CDS encoding carbon starvation protein A; the encoded protein is MITFISCMVALVVGYMIYGKFVENVFGADENRPTPCQVNPDGVDFVPLSEKKNMLIQLLNIAGLGPIFGAIMGALWGPVAFLWIVLGSIFAGAVHDYFSGMLSIRNNGAGLPKIVETYLGTFMGKFVNFFALILLVLVGVVFVAGPAALLAVLTPAWMDLAFWSAVIFIYYIIATLLPIDKIIGRIYPVFGAILLIMALGICGSLFIGGYSIPELTLANLHPKALPIWPLLFVTIACGAISGFHATQSPLVARCTTNERLGRRIFYGMMIAEGAIAMVWAAAAMSVFGGTAGLQDAMAKLGGTAGIVRHVSMTMMGALGGTFAILGVVVLPVTSGDTAFRSARLLIADFLKMNQGPMLDRLKISIPLFVVGYLISTVDFNFIWRYFAWANQTTAMFMLWAAASYLYQNNKLHWIASIPAAFMTAVSFTYILQAPEGFSLPTTISYPGGLVLTVLVVLAFIRYITKQKSGSPTIGA
- a CDS encoding carbohydrate-binding protein codes for the protein MLTISSEKYRQNGVLVYSEADKVKIIYDGLLAQSGAAQVYAHVGFGNNWTKTSDHKMKKTRKGFETSLPTPDDAILNIVFKDCADHWDNNSGQNYSFVVTP
- the ahpC gene encoding alkyl hydroperoxide reductase subunit C; its protein translation is MSLIGKEISNFKTQAYVNNEFQEIGKKDILGKWSVFFFYPADFTFVCPTELEDLANKHEEFLKIGCQIYSVSCDTHFVHKAWHDASKTIQKIKYPMVADPTGAIARDFDVMIEADGVAERGTFIVNPEGKIVAYEVLAGNVGRNADELLRRVQASQYVAQHGDQVCPARWAPGKETLKPSLDLVGRL
- a CDS encoding ATP-binding protein, whose product is MLHLIHEYIDKLKKVDEQLEKLMSDRKVIETELSALTTAIKDQSETFGKIISFSHDCAFIFDRNSRFTYASISGASLLNLKQLDIIGRTWRELRLPREVMIPFEAHLQTVFLLGTALSKVTKVAFPQGIRYLEYFLNPVYGKNNAVVAAFCIIRDVTQNKEAETIQQQLTQAYINEAQRLQQLIDIAPMAILTVDGEGFITAINQAAIQFLPQLSDRFKIGGRDRISLPLEESGPDDELITRALNGQETKACLCQRHDKYFLVSVHSIYSNDRESILGAVAFYQDVTEVEKLRAEIARMDRLNLVGEMAAGVAHEIRNPMTVVMGYIQLLSSKAEAEGKEKYSVIMQELNRINEIVSDFLTLAKNKSVEKISQNLNGIIGGVLPLIQTDALEHGIKVAVDLEDSLPKLLLNEKEIKQLLLNLTRNAIEVMNSNGVLTIQTRHTKTEVILSVADTGKGIDPDHFPKIFDPFFTTKEDGTGLGLAICQSIVERHSGRIEVKSKKGMGTLFQISFPQHPVSKLSTTQRM